One Phaseolus vulgaris cultivar G19833 chromosome 11, P. vulgaris v2.0, whole genome shotgun sequence genomic window carries:
- the LOC137825071 gene encoding aquaporin SIP1-2-like, producing MGVLRAAIGDAILTSMWVFIISTLRIASTELALFLSLQPISIAGLFITTILNTLYVLTISFIGRVLGGASFNPSTTVSFYTAGLRPDSSLASMAVRFPAQAVGAAAGAKALLLVMPSEYKHMLKGPFLKVDLHTGAIAEGLLTFTHNMAILFVMLRGPKNPFLKVYLLSVATAALVIPGSGFTGPSMNPANAFGWAFINNKHNTWEQFYVYWICPFIGASSAAFIYRSVFMSPIKQKKA from the coding sequence ATGGGGGTGTTAAGGGCTGCAATTGGGGATGCAATTTTGACATCAATGTGGGTTTTCATCATCTCAACTTTGAGGATTGCTTCAACTGAGTTAGCACTTTTCCTTAGCCTCCAACCCATCTCAATTGCAGGCCTCTTCATCACTACCATCCTCAACACCCTCTATGTCCTCACCATAAGCTTCATTGGAAGAGTCTTAGGTGGTGCCAGCTTCAACCCGTCAACCACTGTTTCATTCTACACTGCAGGTCTGAGACCTGACTCATCTCTTGCATCAATGGCTGTTAGGTTCCCTGCTCAGGCAGTTGGTGCGGCTGCAGGAGCCAAGGCTCTTCTTCTGGTAATGCCATCTGAGTACAAGCACATGCTGAAAGGTCCATTCTTGAAGGTGGACCTGCACACTGGTGCTATTGCTGAGGGGTTGTTGACCTTCACTCATAACATGGCTATCCTCTTTGTGATGCTGAGGGGTCCCAAAAACCCTTTTTTGAAGGTGTATTTGCTTTCTGTGGCTACTGCTGCTTTGGTTATCCCTGGTTCTGGCTTCACTGGACCTTCCATGAACCCTGCCAATGCCTTTGGATGGGCCTTTatcaacaacaagcacaacacTTGGGAGCAGTTTTATGTCTATTGGATATGCCCTTTCATAGGGGCTTCCTCAGCTGCTTTCATCTACCGTTCTGTCTTCATGTCACCAATCAAGCAAAAGAAGGCTTGA